In Rhinopithecus roxellana isolate Shanxi Qingling chromosome 16, ASM756505v1, whole genome shotgun sequence, a single genomic region encodes these proteins:
- the WDR34 gene encoding WD repeat-containing protein 34 produces MLLSLAEKNHYFSFFQALQGWRSRLSASAREGGTVSRATRAQSGLLEPTGSAGVAVLATGGVASSPGPGRPGPLQDETLGVASVPSQWRAVQGIREETKSCQTVSIATANASAQARNHVDAQVQTEAPVPVSVQPLSQYNVPRLAAFLRRVEAMVIRELNKNWQSHAFDGFEVSCLYTLGYPPAQAQGLHVTGISWNSTGSVVACAYGRLDHGDWSTLKSFVCAWNVDRRGLSPRQPSAVVEVPSAVLCLAFHPTQPSHVAGGLYSGEVLVWDLSRPEDPLLWRTGLTDDTHTDPVSQVVWLPEPGHSHRFQVLSVATDGKVLLWRGVGAGQLQLTEGFALVMQQLPRSTKLKKHPRGETEVGATAVAFSSFDPRLFILGTEGGFPLKCSLAAGEAALTRMPSSVPLRAPAQLTFSPHGGPIYAVSCSPFHRNLFLSAGTDGHVHLYSMLQAPPLISLQLSLKYLFAVRWSPVRPLVFAAASGEGDVQLFDLQKSSQKPTVLIKQTQDESPVYCLEFNSQQTQLLAAGDAQGTVKVWQLSTEFTEQGPREAEDLDRLAAEVAT; encoded by the exons GGGTGGAGGTCGCGCCTGAGTGCGTCGGCACGAGAGGGCGGAACCGTCTCCAGGGCAACCCGTGCGCAGTCCGGGCTACTGGAGCCGACTGGAAGCGCGGGAGTTGCGGTGCTGGCGACGGGCGGGGTTGCGAGCAGCCCGGGGCCGGGGCGGCCAGGGCCACTGCAGGACGAGACCCTGGGTGTGGCGTCCGTGCCCTCGCAGTGGAGGGCCGTCCAGGGCATCCGCGAGGAGACG AAAAGCTGCCAGACGGTCAGCATTGCCACTGCCAACGCGTCCGCCCAGGCCCGGAATCATGTGGACGCCCAGGTGCAGACGGAGGCCCCTGTGCCCGTCAGCGTGCAGCCCCTGTCCCAGTACAACGTGCCTCGGCTCGCAGCCTTTCTTCGGAGAGTGGAGGCCATGGTCATCCGAGAGCTGAACAAGAACTGGCAGAGCCACGCGTTTGATGGCTTCGAG GTGTCTTGTCTGTATACCCTGGGCTACCCCCCAGCCCAAGCGCAGGGTCTGCATGTGACCGGCATCTCCTGGAACTCCACTGGCtctgtggtggcctgtgcctacGGCAG GCTGGACCATGGGGACTGGAGCACACTTAAGTCCTTCGTGTGTGCCTGGAACGTGGACCGGCGAGGCCTGAGTCCCCGGCAGCCATCGGCCGTGGTGGAGGTCCCCAGCGCTGTCCTGTGTCTGGCTTTCCACCCCACGCAGCCCTCCCATGTTGCAG GAGGGCTGTACAGTGGCGAGGTGCTGGTGTGGGACCTGAGCCGTCCTGAGGACCCGCTGCTGTGGCGCACAGGCCTGACGGATGACACCCACACAGACCCTGTGTCTCAG GTGGTGTGGCTGCCCGAGCCCGGGCACAGCCACCGCTTCCAGGTGCTGAGTGTAGCCACCGACGGGAAGGTGCTGCTCTGGCGTGGCGTCGGGGCGGGCCAGCTGCAGCTCACGGAGGGCTTCGCCCTGGTCATGCAGCAACTGCCACGGAGCACCAAGCTGAAGAAG CATCCCCGgggggagaccgaggtgggcgccACGGCAGTGGCATTCTCCAGCTTTGACCCGAGGCTGTTCATTCTGGGCACGGAAGGTGGCTTCCCGCTCAAGTGTTCCCTGGCAGCTGGAGAGGCAGCCCTCACGCGGATGCCCAGCTCTGTGCCCCTGCGGGCCCCGGCACAGTTGACCTTCTCCCCCCACGGTGGTCCCATCTATGCTGTGAGCTGTTCCCCCTTCCACAG GAATCTCTTCCTGAGCGCTGGGACCGACGGGCATGTCCACCTGTACTCCATGCTGCAGGCCCCTCCCCTGATCTCGCTGCAGCTCTCCCTCAAGTATCTGTTTGCTGTGCGCTGGTCCCCAGTGCGGCCCTTGGTTTTTGCAGCTGCCTCTGGTGAAG GTGACGTGCAGCTGTTTGATCTCCAGAAAAGCTCCCAGAAACCTACAGTTTTGATCAAGCAAACCCAGGATGAAAGCCCTGTCTACTGTCTGGAGTTCAACAGCCAGCAGACTCAGCTCTTGGCTGCGGGCGATGCCCAGGGCACAGTAAAGGTGTGGCAGCTGAGCACAGAGTTCACAGAACAAGGGCCCCGGGAAGCTGAGGACCTGGACCGCCTGGCAGCAGAAGTGGCCACCTGA